The Cervus canadensis isolate Bull #8, Minnesota chromosome 29, ASM1932006v1, whole genome shotgun sequence genome includes a window with the following:
- the MS4A18 gene encoding membrane-spanning 4-domains subfamily A member 18: MTEQGVGANAVPGVTAPGNVYLIQARNPVAPGSKAQPVGMATYLTSRVTESDAGRANLQTPRVVIQNPAGVNATQGPPTALQHPAAVASFQTPPGEIQYSLGTTDLQTLPGGPQNPPTFTPGLMYTSNQSQWNMPFESFFTFDPKKFIKEEVRTLGAIQILIGLTHIFTAINPSLYEENSYSAVSGYLIWGGIFFVISGSLSVEAEKNCSSCMVHGSIGMNVVSAIISLAGVLLLIMDLCFIPPINVKAISGGLLPFALLEFCLTCVVSHFGCQATCWNQFVNRTEVPTVVIANPANTPTGSFNTTNDTTGHANVTTSPTNPTSPTNAAVMVPPVPSYEDVAGFAQK; encoded by the exons ATGACGGAGCAGGGAGTTGGAGCCAACGCTGTGCCTGGTGTTACAGCACCAGGAAATGTGTACCTGATCCAGGCCAGGAATCCTGTGGCTCCTGGGAGCAAGGCGCAGCCTGTGGGCATGGCCACTTACTTAACATCCAGAGTGACCGAGAGTGATGCAGGAAGAGCGAACTTACAGACGCCACGCGTGGTGATCCAGAATCCAGCGGGAGTGAACGCCACACAGGGTCCGCCCACTGCGCTTCAGCATCCGGCAGCAGTGGCCAGTTTCCAGACCCCACCTGGGGAAATCCAGTACTCACtgggaaccacagacctccagaccCTGCCTGGGGGCCCTCAGAATCCCCCCACATTTACTCCTGGGCTGATGTATACCTCCAACCAGTCCCAATGGAACATGCCATTTGAATCGTTTTTTACGTTCGATCCCAAGAAATTCATAAAGGAGGAGGTCAGGACACTAGGG GCGATCCAGATCCTCATCGGCCTGACTCACATCTTCACTGCCATTAATCCTTCACTGTATGAGGAAAATTCCTATTCCGCGGTGTCAGGGTACCTGATCTGGGGAGGAATATTC TTTGTCATCTCTGGCTCTCTCTCAGTGGAGGCTGAAAAGAACTGCAGTTCTTGCATG GTTCACGGCAGCATCGGCATGAACGTGGTCAGCGCTATCATTTCCCTGGCTGGGGTCTTGCTTCTCATCATGGATCTGTGCTTTATCCCGCCA ATTAACGTGAAGGCAATTTCCGGTGGTCTCCTCCCCTTCGCCCTGCTGGAGTTCTGCCTCACCTGTGTGGTCTCGCATTTTGGGTGCCAGGCTACGTGCTGGAACCAGTTTGTG AACAGGACAGAGGTTCCGACCGTAGTCATTGCCAACCCAGCCAACACTCCCACCGGCTCTTTCAACACTACCAACGATACCACTGGCCATGCCAACGTTACCACCAGCCCTACCAACCCCACCTCCCCCACTAACGCTGCAGTGATGGTGCCCCCTGTACCCTCCTATGAAGATGTAGCTGGTTTTGCCCAGAAATAG